A region of Bradyrhizobium sp. SZCCHNS1050 DNA encodes the following proteins:
- a CDS encoding ABC transporter ATP-binding protein, whose amino-acid sequence MAEFPKKITDDPYGAAILIRRLVMEQGILYWRRYLTAFALMAVSAGASAGAAYILGQVINKAYVDKSIPGIAVLSGVTVLLLFVKGVSTYGYAVILSKISNAILANNQRALFAKLMSESIGFFSERHSSEFLARLTAGAKSITDVLTMLINAIGRDLLLLISMIAVMVAQDPWMSLLGLVVVPPAMLVLRKLVKRIKGLAHSQFTGNADILETMQESLQGIRTVKAFTLEDAMRARIDENIAVVERNANKMARVSNRSNPLMEMLGGFAVAGCLMYGGYAVVALNATPGQFFSFMTAFLMATEPAKRLARLNIDLNSQLVGARMLLEVVDSPASEQPDDDKPALKLTQAKIELRDVSFAYRDNEPVLNRMSFTAEPGKVTALVGPSGGGKSTVLALLLRFYEATAGDILIDGQSIAQVSRRSLREQAAYVGQDVYLFRDSIRANIAFGKPGATEAEIIEAAKAACAHDFIMSFPLGYDTPVGEHGTQLSGGQRQRIAVARALIRNAPIILLDEATAALDSESERQVQEAIEHLCQNRTTIVIAHRLHTIMNADAILVVEAGEIVERGRHDDLLRRGGRYASFFRLQQRDMGPNVIPMTATS is encoded by the coding sequence GGCGGTCTCGGCCGGCGCCAGCGCCGGCGCCGCCTACATCCTCGGCCAGGTCATCAACAAGGCCTATGTCGACAAGAGCATCCCCGGCATCGCGGTGCTCTCCGGCGTCACCGTGCTGCTGCTGTTCGTCAAGGGCGTCTCGACCTACGGCTACGCGGTGATCCTGTCGAAGATCTCGAACGCGATCCTCGCCAACAACCAGCGCGCGCTGTTCGCGAAGCTGATGAGCGAGAGCATCGGCTTCTTCTCCGAGCGGCACTCGTCGGAGTTCCTGGCACGCCTCACCGCCGGCGCCAAGTCCATCACCGACGTCCTGACCATGCTGATCAACGCGATCGGCCGCGACCTGCTGCTCTTGATCAGCATGATCGCCGTGATGGTCGCGCAGGACCCCTGGATGTCGCTGCTCGGCCTCGTCGTCGTGCCGCCGGCCATGCTGGTGCTGCGCAAGCTGGTCAAGCGCATCAAGGGCCTCGCCCACAGCCAGTTCACCGGCAATGCGGACATCCTGGAGACCATGCAGGAATCGCTGCAGGGCATCCGCACCGTCAAGGCGTTCACGCTCGAGGACGCGATGCGCGCCCGCATCGACGAGAACATCGCAGTGGTCGAGCGCAACGCCAACAAGATGGCCCGCGTCTCCAACCGTTCCAACCCGCTGATGGAGATGCTCGGCGGCTTCGCCGTCGCCGGCTGCCTGATGTATGGCGGCTATGCCGTGGTCGCGCTCAACGCCACGCCCGGCCAGTTCTTCTCGTTCATGACCGCCTTCCTGATGGCGACCGAGCCGGCGAAGCGGCTGGCGCGGCTCAACATCGATCTCAACAGCCAGCTCGTCGGCGCCCGCATGCTGCTCGAAGTGGTCGACAGCCCCGCCAGCGAGCAGCCGGACGACGACAAGCCGGCGCTGAAGCTGACGCAGGCCAAGATCGAGCTGCGCGACGTCTCCTTCGCCTATCGCGACAACGAGCCGGTGCTCAACCGCATGAGCTTCACGGCCGAGCCCGGCAAGGTCACCGCTTTGGTCGGCCCGTCCGGCGGCGGCAAGTCGACGGTGCTGGCGCTGCTGCTGCGGTTCTACGAGGCGACCGCGGGCGACATCCTGATCGACGGCCAGTCGATCGCGCAGGTGTCGCGCCGTAGCTTGCGCGAGCAGGCCGCCTATGTCGGCCAGGACGTCTACCTGTTCCGCGATAGCATCCGCGCCAACATCGCCTTCGGCAAGCCCGGCGCGACCGAGGCCGAGATCATCGAGGCGGCGAAGGCGGCCTGCGCGCACGACTTCATCATGAGCTTCCCGCTTGGCTACGACACGCCGGTCGGCGAGCACGGCACCCAGCTCTCCGGCGGCCAGCGCCAGCGCATCGCGGTCGCCCGCGCGCTGATCCGCAACGCGCCGATCATCCTGCTCGACGAGGCCACCGCGGCGCTGGACTCCGAATCCGAGCGCCAGGTGCAGGAGGCGATCGAGCATCTCTGCCAGAACCGCACCACCATCGTCATCGCGCATCGCCTGCACACCATCATGAACGCCGACGCCATCCTGGTGGTCGAAGCCGGCGAGATCGTCGAGCGCGGCCGGCATGACGATCTGTTGCGCCGTGGCGGCCGCTATGCTTCGTTCTTCCGCCTGCAACAGCGCGACATGGGGCCTAACGTCATCCCCATGACCGCAACCTCCTGA
- a CDS encoding fumarylacetoacetate hydrolase family protein: MSASTVIPAFPQPSLPVVGEAGVFPVRRIWCVGRNYLEHIREMGNDERDPPFFFAKHADMLEPDGAVIPYPPLTKDMHHEVELVVALKSGGLNIPTDKALDHVYGYAVGIDLTRRDLQLASRKMQRPWEVGKSFDHSAPCSAIQPAAKIGHPAKGKIWLSVNGTERQTGDLSELIWNVPEIIWKLSQQVELAAGDIIMTGTPAGVAAVVPGDKIECGVDGVGTLKVSIGPAAA; the protein is encoded by the coding sequence ATGAGCGCCTCCACCGTCATCCCGGCCTTCCCGCAGCCTTCGCTTCCCGTCGTCGGCGAAGCCGGCGTCTTTCCGGTCCGCCGCATCTGGTGCGTCGGCCGCAACTATCTCGAGCACATCCGCGAGATGGGCAATGACGAGCGCGACCCGCCGTTCTTCTTCGCCAAGCATGCCGACATGCTGGAGCCGGACGGCGCCGTGATCCCCTACCCGCCGCTGACCAAGGACATGCATCACGAGGTCGAGCTGGTGGTCGCGCTGAAGAGCGGCGGCCTCAACATTCCGACCGACAAGGCGCTCGACCACGTCTACGGCTACGCCGTCGGCATCGACCTCACCCGCCGCGACCTGCAGCTCGCCTCCCGCAAGATGCAGCGCCCCTGGGAGGTCGGCAAGTCGTTCGACCATTCCGCGCCCTGCTCGGCCATCCAGCCCGCGGCCAAGATCGGCCACCCCGCGAAGGGCAAGATCTGGCTGTCGGTCAACGGCACCGAGCGCCAGACCGGCGACCTCTCCGAGCTGATCTGGAACGTGCCGGAGATCATCTGGAAGCTCTCCCAGCAGGTCGAGCTCGCCGCCGGCGACATCATCATGACCGGCACGCCCGCCGGCGTCGCGGCGGTCGTTCCGGGCGACAAGATCGAATGCGGCGTCGACGGCGTGGGCACACTGAAGGTCTCGATCGGGCCTGCGGCGGCGTAA
- a CDS encoding aspartyl/asparaginyl beta-hydroxylase domain-containing protein, with protein sequence MLRQLFAPQLIGLYILIGATIYVHFRGKQRLRFARQLGDHSTYLAPYNVLMYAGSAVPNTPVIPVEQFPELKKLTDNWQTIREEAVRLFDEGFIRAAAANNDWGFYSFFKSGWKRFYLKWYDDFLPSARTLCPKTVELLNSIPNVHGAMFAMLPPGGKLGAHRDPFAGSLRYHLGLVTPNSDKCRILVDGVPCVWRDGEAFMFDETFIHSAENATDVNRIILFCDVERPMKLGFIAAINRWVSHHIVKASATQNVDGEHVGVLNKVFGKLYELHLATRKVKAWNRTVYYAAKYTLTVAIVGAIVVSAFR encoded by the coding sequence ATGCTCAGACAGCTCTTCGCGCCACAGCTCATCGGCCTCTACATCCTGATCGGGGCCACCATCTACGTCCACTTCCGCGGCAAGCAGCGGCTGCGCTTCGCCCGCCAGCTCGGCGACCACTCCACCTATCTCGCCCCCTACAATGTGCTGATGTATGCCGGCTCGGCTGTGCCCAACACGCCGGTGATCCCGGTGGAGCAGTTTCCCGAGTTGAAGAAGCTCACCGATAACTGGCAGACCATCCGCGAGGAGGCGGTACGCCTGTTCGACGAGGGCTTCATCCGCGCCGCCGCCGCCAACAACGACTGGGGCTTCTACTCGTTCTTCAAGAGCGGCTGGAAGCGCTTCTATCTGAAATGGTACGACGACTTCCTACCGTCGGCGCGTACGCTGTGTCCGAAGACGGTCGAGCTTTTGAACTCCATCCCGAACGTGCATGGCGCGATGTTCGCGATGCTGCCGCCCGGCGGCAAGCTCGGCGCCCACCGCGATCCCTTCGCCGGCTCGCTGCGCTATCATCTGGGGCTCGTCACGCCGAACTCCGACAAGTGCCGCATCCTGGTCGACGGCGTGCCCTGCGTCTGGCGCGACGGCGAAGCCTTCATGTTCGACGAGACCTTCATCCACAGCGCCGAGAACGCCACCGACGTCAACCGCATCATCCTGTTCTGCGACGTCGAGCGCCCGATGAAGCTCGGCTTCATCGCCGCCATCAACCGCTGGGTCAGCCACCACATCGTCAAGGCCTCGGCGACGCAGAACGTCGACGGCGAGCACGTCGGCGTGCTGAACAAGGTGTTCGGCAAGCTGTATGAGCTTCATCTGGCCACGCGGAAGGTGAAGGCGTGGAACAGGACGGTGTATTATGCGGCGAAGTACACGTTGACGGTGGCGATCGTCGGCGCCATCGTGGTGTCGGCGTTTCGGTGA
- a CDS encoding PilZ domain-containing protein has translation MSVARFLKQRAVRIQTVGSYTLPNWYSPEGRLRSFACRTTRVSPFRALLEVPVVGKVGDRLTSYFRDFGKFEGEISDTVHGGFLLELEMTRAERAKLAEKLVWLEKKQKDPSIRDSRRDARFVPNSPHSALTLADGSCIPCFVIDASMSGAAVSAEIQPEIGTPLAVGSCIGRVIRHFPDGFAVRFVDQLPGANELERRVITPPVRPMRRNLVVHGDDRLIGAPEDFFLV, from the coding sequence ATGTCGGTTGCTCGATTCCTGAAGCAGCGCGCGGTCAGGATTCAGACGGTCGGGTCCTACACGCTTCCGAACTGGTATTCCCCGGAAGGACGGCTGCGATCCTTCGCCTGCCGCACCACGCGGGTGTCGCCGTTTCGCGCGCTGCTCGAGGTGCCCGTGGTCGGCAAGGTCGGCGATCGTCTGACCTCGTATTTCCGCGACTTCGGCAAGTTCGAAGGCGAGATCAGCGACACCGTGCATGGCGGCTTTCTGCTCGAGCTGGAGATGACGCGCGCCGAGCGCGCCAAGCTCGCCGAGAAGCTGGTCTGGCTGGAGAAGAAGCAGAAGGATCCGTCGATCCGCGATTCCCGCCGCGATGCGCGCTTCGTGCCGAACTCGCCGCATTCGGCGCTGACGCTCGCCGACGGCAGCTGCATCCCGTGCTTCGTGATCGATGCCTCGATGTCGGGCGCCGCGGTCTCGGCGGAGATCCAGCCGGAGATCGGCACGCCGCTGGCGGTGGGCAGTTGCATCGGCCGTGTCATCAGGCATTTCCCCGACGGCTTCGCCGTCCGCTTCGTCGACCAGTTGCCAGGCGCCAACGAGCTCGAACGGCGGGTCATCACGCCGCCGGTGCGCCCGATGCGGCGGAACCTCGTGGTCCATGGCGATGACCGCCTGATCGGGGCGCCGGAGGACTTCTTCCTGGTGTGA
- the cpaB gene encoding Flp pilus assembly protein CpaB produces the protein MMTARIVVLTIALGAGGVAAYLVSNSDGQRQAPVAPVVQLPTVEVLVAKTDIGLGQAIKPGDLIWQTWPEAASNIFIRRGDRPEAANQLVGTIARSPFVIGEPIREQKLVKADGSGFMAAILPAGMRAISTEISPETGAGGFILPNDRVDVILSKRDKNPDKPGAADFVSSEIILSNVRVLAIDQAPKEKEGQNTVVGKTVTLELRPEQAETLARARQAGSLALALRSIADVNAADGNKTEAQQQQQQMARRGSAIEIIRYGITSSLTAQK, from the coding sequence ATGATGACCGCACGCATCGTGGTGTTAACCATCGCTCTCGGCGCGGGCGGCGTTGCGGCCTATCTGGTCAGCAATTCCGACGGCCAGCGGCAGGCGCCCGTGGCGCCGGTCGTGCAGTTGCCGACGGTCGAGGTGCTGGTCGCCAAGACCGACATCGGGCTCGGACAGGCGATCAAGCCCGGCGACCTGATCTGGCAGACCTGGCCCGAGGCCGCGAGCAACATCTTCATCCGGCGCGGCGACCGTCCCGAGGCGGCCAATCAGCTGGTCGGCACCATCGCCCGTTCGCCGTTCGTGATCGGCGAGCCGATCCGCGAGCAGAAGCTGGTGAAGGCGGACGGCTCCGGCTTCATGGCGGCGATCCTGCCCGCGGGCATGCGCGCGATCTCCACCGAGATCTCGCCCGAGACCGGCGCCGGCGGCTTCATCCTGCCGAACGACCGCGTCGACGTCATCCTGTCGAAGCGCGACAAGAACCCTGACAAGCCCGGCGCCGCCGACTTCGTCAGCTCCGAGATCATTCTCTCCAACGTCCGCGTGCTCGCGATCGATCAGGCGCCGAAGGAGAAGGAAGGCCAGAACACCGTCGTCGGCAAGACGGTGACGCTCGAGCTCAGGCCCGAGCAGGCCGAGACCCTGGCGCGCGCGCGACAGGCCGGCTCGCTGGCGCTGGCGCTGCGCAGCATCGCCGACGTGAACGCCGCCGACGGCAACAAGACCGAGGCGCAGCAACAGCAGCAGCAGATGGCGCGACGGGGCAGCGCCATCGAGATCATTCGCTATGGGATCACGAGCTCGCTCACGGCGCAGAAGTGA
- a CDS encoding type II and III secretion system protein family protein has protein sequence MMGGHQRAKFGTWVVRALSTSAVIGLALNPALTPVKAADDRPETPVVSVGSSKVRFLSLGIGKSVVVDFPQDVKDVLVADPKVANAVVRSARRAYIIGAAVGQTNVVFFDGEGQQVAAYDIAIKRDLNGVRQALSQSIPGVKIDGVGEGVILTGSVSSPVEAQQAGEIAARLVGGADKVVNSIVVRGRDQVMLKVNVSEVRREIVKQLGIDLSASLNYGTAVVNFNNTNPFTAYGKSLVGPNGLSATGGGLSSVSATLRAMETAGVVKTLAEPNLTAISGESATFIAGGEFPIPGGYSCDPTTRVCSTSITYKKFGISLNFTPVVLGEGRISLRVMTEVSELSNDNAITVSYALTSASTSSVTIPAIRTRRAETTVEIPSGGSMAMAGLIQNQTKQAINGLPGLNQLPVLGQLFRSQDYVNNETELMVLVTPYVVRAVAQKELSRPDDGFAPATDSESALLGRMNRLYGIAARVDAATGQPAGFGFIID, from the coding sequence ATGATGGGTGGGCATCAACGCGCAAAGTTCGGGACGTGGGTCGTCCGCGCGCTATCGACATCGGCCGTGATCGGGCTTGCGCTCAATCCGGCGCTGACGCCGGTGAAGGCGGCCGACGACAGGCCGGAGACGCCGGTGGTTTCGGTCGGCTCGTCGAAGGTGCGCTTCCTCTCGCTCGGCATCGGCAAGTCGGTGGTCGTCGACTTCCCGCAGGACGTCAAGGACGTGCTGGTCGCCGATCCCAAGGTCGCCAACGCGGTCGTCCGTTCGGCCCGGCGCGCCTACATCATCGGCGCCGCAGTCGGCCAGACCAACGTCGTGTTCTTCGACGGCGAGGGACAGCAGGTCGCCGCCTATGACATCGCGATCAAGCGCGATCTCAACGGCGTGCGCCAGGCGCTGAGCCAGAGCATTCCCGGCGTCAAGATCGACGGCGTCGGCGAAGGCGTGATCCTGACCGGATCGGTGTCGAGCCCGGTCGAGGCGCAGCAGGCCGGCGAGATCGCCGCACGCCTGGTCGGCGGTGCCGACAAGGTGGTCAACTCGATCGTCGTGCGCGGCCGCGATCAGGTGATGCTGAAGGTCAACGTGTCGGAGGTCCGGCGCGAGATCGTCAAGCAGCTCGGCATCGATCTCAGCGCCAGCCTGAACTACGGCACCGCGGTGGTGAACTTCAACAACACCAACCCGTTCACCGCCTATGGCAAGTCGCTGGTCGGCCCCAACGGCCTTTCCGCCACCGGCGGCGGCTTGTCGTCGGTCTCGGCGACGCTGCGCGCCATGGAGACGGCCGGTGTCGTCAAGACGCTCGCCGAGCCGAACCTGACCGCGATCTCCGGCGAATCCGCGACCTTCATCGCGGGCGGCGAGTTCCCGATTCCCGGCGGCTATTCCTGCGATCCCACCACGCGGGTCTGCAGCACGTCGATCACCTACAAGAAGTTCGGCATCTCGCTCAACTTCACGCCCGTCGTGCTCGGCGAAGGCCGCATCAGCCTCCGGGTGATGACGGAGGTGTCGGAGCTGTCGAACGACAACGCGATCACGGTGTCCTATGCGCTGACCTCGGCCTCGACCTCGTCGGTGACGATCCCCGCGATCCGCACCCGCCGCGCCGAGACCACGGTCGAGATCCCCTCCGGTGGCTCGATGGCGATGGCCGGCCTGATCCAGAACCAGACCAAGCAGGCGATCAACGGCCTGCCCGGGCTCAACCAGCTGCCGGTGCTCGGCCAGCTGTTCCGCAGCCAGGACTACGTCAACAACGAGACCGAGCTGATGGTGCTGGTGACGCCCTATGTCGTGCGCGCCGTCGCCCAGAAGGAGCTGTCGCGTCCGGACGACGGCTTCGCGCCGGCCACCGACTCGGAGTCGGCGCTGCTCGGCCGCATGAACCGGCTGTACGGCATCGCCGCCAGGGTCGACGCGGCCACGGGGCAGCCGGCCGGCTTCGGCTTCATCATCGACTGA